The Streptomyces sp. NBC_00670 genome window below encodes:
- a CDS encoding HAD family hydrolase, whose translation MGMRGVHIVWDWNGTLFHDNDAIIGATNAAFAELGLAPITLERYRELYCVPVPKFYERLMGRLPTAAEWELMDALFRRHYAERRAACGLASGAVELLGGWRAAGHSQSILSMYEHEELVPLVRGFGIEEHFVRVDGRTGPSGGSKAEHMVRHVGALVGGGVDPGRVVVVGDAVDDAVAAERAGVGAVLYTGGSHGRASLEGAGVPVVDSLGEAVAVAERVGG comes from the coding sequence ATGGGGATGCGTGGGGTGCACATCGTCTGGGACTGGAACGGCACGCTGTTCCACGACAATGACGCGATCATCGGGGCGACGAACGCGGCCTTCGCCGAGCTGGGGCTGGCGCCGATCACTCTGGAGCGGTACCGCGAGCTGTACTGCGTGCCGGTGCCGAAGTTCTACGAGCGGTTGATGGGGCGGTTGCCGACCGCGGCCGAGTGGGAGCTCATGGACGCGTTGTTCCGCCGGCACTACGCGGAGCGGCGGGCGGCGTGCGGGTTGGCTTCGGGGGCGGTGGAACTGCTCGGTGGCTGGCGGGCTGCGGGGCACAGCCAGTCGATCCTGAGCATGTACGAGCACGAGGAACTGGTCCCATTGGTGCGGGGGTTCGGGATCGAGGAGCACTTCGTGCGGGTCGACGGGCGGACGGGGCCGTCGGGGGGCAGCAAGGCGGAGCACATGGTGCGGCATGTGGGGGCGTTGGTGGGGGGTGGCGTGGATCCGGGGCGGGTGGTGGTGGTCGGGGACGCGGTGGACGATGCGGTGGCTGCGGAGAGGGCGGGGGTGGGGGCGGTGCTGTACACCGGGGGGTCGCACGGGAGGGCGAGTCTGGAGGGGGCGGGGGTGCCGGTGGTCGATTCCCTGGGGGAGGCGGTTGCGGTGGCGGAGCGGGTGGGGGGCTGA
- a CDS encoding DUF6912 family protein: MRVYVPLTLHGLAEAHGAGELGAGPFTAYAVTPALREWYLSDDLEELEYAALNRAALASLRLLAAEPGATPRRVVVAADVPDAWTSVDPGRGLDPAALGEVRVSQAVPLARAAAVHVDAEDAEKDVTAAVGALAAADRGDDDAQFVVDGAEDHELLWFATQEIPQLVGLGG; encoded by the coding sequence ATGCGCGTCTACGTCCCCCTGACCCTGCACGGTCTCGCCGAGGCGCACGGGGCGGGCGAGCTGGGGGCGGGGCCGTTCACCGCGTACGCGGTCACGCCGGCCCTGCGGGAGTGGTACCTCTCCGACGACCTCGAGGAACTGGAGTACGCGGCGCTGAACCGGGCCGCGCTGGCCTCGCTGCGGCTGCTCGCCGCCGAACCGGGGGCGACGCCGCGCCGGGTGGTCGTGGCGGCGGACGTGCCCGACGCCTGGACGTCCGTCGACCCCGGCCGGGGGCTCGACCCGGCGGCGCTGGGTGAGGTGCGGGTCTCCCAGGCGGTGCCGCTCGCGCGGGCGGCGGCGGTGCATGTGGACGCGGAGGACGCGGAGAAGGACGTCACGGCGGCCGTGGGGGCGCTCGCGGCGGCGGACCGGGGGGACGACGACGCGCAGTTCGTCGTCGACGGGGCGGAGGACCACGAGCTGCTGTGGTTCGCCACGCAGGAGATTCCGCAGCTGGTGGGGCTCGGCGGCTGA
- a CDS encoding Rv3235 family protein, producing MTRTRRLPGSRPPVRHDTRRPGAAPRRTAPPPRPTDVFADRLLSVLSGHRPVHSMLRHTVGRAYDELAWLAERGTLRTRGARPVVQDIGYFMPRPGAIEAFARIATGDRLRAMAFRLEHTPTHHWRCTAVELEGPRMPADPD from the coding sequence ATGACCAGGACGAGGCGCCTGCCGGGCAGCCGCCCGCCCGTCCGCCACGACACCCGCCGCCCGGGCGCCGCCCCGCGCCGCACGGCACCCCCGCCGCGCCCCACGGACGTCTTCGCCGACCGGCTCCTGTCCGTCCTCAGCGGCCACCGCCCCGTCCACTCGATGCTGCGCCACACGGTGGGCCGCGCCTACGACGAACTGGCCTGGCTCGCCGAGCGCGGCACCCTGCGCACCCGCGGCGCCCGCCCCGTCGTCCAGGACATCGGCTACTTCATGCCCCGCCCCGGCGCCATCGAGGCCTTCGCCCGCATCGCCACCGGCGACCGCCTGCGCGCCATGGCCTTCCGCCTCGAACACACCCCCACCCACCACTGGCGCTGCACGGCGGTGGAACTGGAGGGCCCCAGGATGCCCGCGGACCCCGACTGA
- the secA gene encoding preprotein translocase subunit SecA has protein sequence MSVLSKIMRAGEGKILRKLHRIADQVNSIEEDFIDLSDAELRALTDEYKQRYADGESLDDLLPEAFATVREAAKRVLGQRHYDVQMMGGAALHLGYVAEMKTGEGKTLVGTLPAYLNAISGDGVHIVTVNDYLAERDSEMMGRVHKFLGLSVGCILANMTPAQRREQYLCDITYGTNNEFGFDYLRDNMAWSQDELVQRGHNFAIVDEVDSILVDEARTPLIISGPADQATKWYGDFAKLVTRLKKGEAGNPLKGIEETGDYEVDEKKRTVAIHESGVTKVEDWLGIDNLYESVNTPLVGYLNNAIKAKELFKKDKDYVVLDGEVMIVDEHTGRILAGRRYNEGMHQAIEAKEGVDIKDENQTLATITLQNFFRLYNKLSGMTGTAMTEAAEFHQIYKLGVVPIPTNRPMVRKDQSDLIYRTEVAKFEAVVDDIAEKHEKGQPILVGTTSVEKSEYLSQQLSKRGIQHEVLNAKHHEREASIVAQAGRKGAVTVATNMAGRGTDIKLGGNPEDLAEAELRQRGLDPEEHIEEWAANLPAALERAEAAVQAEKEEVESVGGLYVLGTERHESRRIDNQLRGRSGRQGDPGESRFYLSLGDDLMRLFKAQMVERVMSMANVPDDVPIENKMVTRAIASAQSQVETQNFETRKNVLKYDEVLNRQREVIYGERRRVLEGEDLQEQIQHFMDDTIDAYVSAETAEGFPEDWDLDRLWGAFKQLYPVRVTVEELEEAAGDRAGLTAEYISESIKDDIREQYESRETQLGSEIMRELERRVVLSVLDRKWREHLYEMDYLQEGIGLRAMAQKDPLVEYQREGFDMFTAMMDGIKEESVGYLFNLEVQVEQQVEEVPVEDAAAAPSLEKAPQDAVPAQAGAPAGGGRPEIRAKGLDAPQRRELHFSAPTVDGEGGVVEGEFASDGEPVRSEADGLTRAERRKQAKGGRRRKK, from the coding sequence GTGTCCGTCCTCTCGAAGATCATGCGTGCAGGCGAAGGCAAGATCCTGCGCAAGCTGCACCGCATCGCGGACCAGGTCAACTCCATCGAAGAGGACTTCATCGACCTCTCCGACGCCGAGCTGCGGGCCCTCACCGACGAGTACAAGCAGCGCTATGCCGACGGAGAGAGCCTCGACGACCTGCTCCCCGAGGCGTTCGCCACCGTCCGCGAGGCCGCCAAGCGCGTACTGGGCCAGCGCCACTACGACGTGCAGATGATGGGCGGCGCCGCCCTGCACCTCGGCTATGTCGCGGAGATGAAGACCGGCGAGGGCAAGACCCTGGTCGGCACGCTGCCCGCCTACCTGAACGCGATCTCGGGCGACGGCGTCCACATCGTCACGGTCAACGACTACCTGGCCGAGCGCGACTCCGAGATGATGGGCCGCGTCCACAAGTTCCTGGGTCTGAGCGTCGGCTGCATCCTGGCCAACATGACGCCGGCGCAGCGCCGCGAGCAGTACCTGTGCGACATCACGTACGGCACGAACAACGAGTTCGGCTTCGACTACCTGCGCGACAACATGGCATGGTCCCAGGACGAGCTCGTCCAGCGCGGCCACAACTTCGCCATCGTCGACGAGGTCGACTCCATCCTCGTCGACGAGGCCCGTACGCCGCTGATCATCTCCGGCCCGGCCGACCAGGCCACCAAGTGGTACGGCGACTTCGCCAAGCTGGTCACGCGTCTGAAGAAGGGCGAGGCGGGCAACCCCCTCAAGGGCATCGAGGAGACCGGCGACTACGAGGTCGACGAGAAGAAGCGCACGGTCGCCATCCACGAGTCCGGCGTCACCAAGGTCGAGGACTGGCTGGGCATCGACAACCTGTACGAGTCGGTGAACACCCCCCTGGTCGGCTATCTGAACAACGCCATCAAGGCCAAGGAACTGTTCAAGAAGGACAAGGACTACGTCGTCCTCGACGGCGAAGTCATGATCGTCGACGAGCACACCGGCCGTATCCTCGCCGGCCGCCGCTACAACGAGGGCATGCACCAGGCGATCGAGGCGAAGGAAGGGGTGGACATCAAGGACGAGAACCAGACGCTCGCCACGATCACCCTGCAGAACTTCTTCCGCCTCTACAACAAGCTCTCCGGCATGACCGGTACGGCGATGACCGAGGCCGCCGAGTTCCACCAGATCTACAAGCTCGGCGTGGTCCCGATCCCGACCAACCGGCCCATGGTCCGCAAGGACCAGTCGGACCTGATCTACCGCACCGAGGTGGCCAAGTTCGAGGCGGTCGTCGACGACATCGCCGAGAAGCACGAGAAGGGCCAGCCGATCCTCGTCGGCACGACGTCCGTCGAGAAGTCGGAGTACCTCTCGCAGCAGCTCAGCAAGCGCGGCATCCAGCACGAGGTGCTGAACGCCAAGCACCACGAGCGCGAGGCGTCGATCGTCGCCCAGGCCGGCCGCAAGGGCGCCGTCACCGTGGCCACCAACATGGCCGGCCGCGGTACGGACATCAAGCTCGGCGGCAACCCCGAGGACCTCGCCGAGGCCGAGCTGCGCCAGCGCGGTCTCGACCCCGAGGAGCACATCGAGGAGTGGGCCGCCAACCTGCCCGCCGCCCTGGAGCGCGCCGAGGCGGCCGTCCAGGCGGAGAAGGAGGAGGTCGAGTCGGTCGGCGGCCTCTACGTGCTGGGCACCGAGCGGCACGAGTCGCGGCGCATCGACAACCAGTTGCGCGGCCGCTCCGGCCGTCAGGGCGACCCCGGCGAGTCCCGCTTCTACCTCTCCCTCGGCGACGACCTGATGCGGCTGTTCAAGGCGCAGATGGTCGAGCGCGTGATGTCGATGGCGAACGTCCCCGACGACGTGCCGATCGAGAACAAGATGGTCACGCGTGCGATCGCCTCCGCCCAGTCGCAGGTCGAGACGCAGAACTTCGAGACCCGTAAGAACGTCCTGAAGTACGACGAGGTGCTCAACCGGCAGCGCGAGGTCATCTACGGCGAGCGCCGCCGCGTCCTGGAGGGCGAGGACCTCCAGGAGCAGATCCAGCACTTCATGGACGACACGATCGACGCGTACGTCTCCGCCGAGACGGCGGAGGGGTTCCCGGAGGACTGGGACCTGGACCGGCTGTGGGGCGCCTTCAAGCAGCTCTACCCGGTGCGCGTCACCGTGGAGGAGCTCGAGGAGGCGGCCGGCGACCGGGCCGGGCTGACCGCCGAGTACATCAGCGAGTCCATCAAGGACGACATCCGCGAGCAGTACGAGTCCCGGGAGACGCAGCTCGGCTCCGAGATCATGCGTGAGCTGGAGCGCCGGGTGGTGCTCTCGGTGCTGGACCGCAAGTGGCGCGAGCACCTCTACGAGATGGACTACCTCCAGGAGGGCATCGGCCTGCGCGCGATGGCGCAGAAGGACCCGCTGGTGGAGTACCAGCGCGAGGGCTTCGACATGTTCACCGCCATGATGGACGGCATCAAGGAGGAGTCCGTCGGCTATCTGTTCAACCTGGAGGTCCAGGTCGAGCAGCAGGTCGAGGAGGTCCCGGTCGAGGACGCGGCGGCCGCCCCGTCCCTGGAGAAGGCGCCGCAGGACGCGGTGCCGGCTCAGGCGGGCGCGCCGGCGGGCGGTGGCCGCCCGGAGATCCGCGCGAAGGGGCTCGACGCGCCGCAGCGGCGCGAGCTGCACTTCTCGGCGCCGACGGTCGACGGTGAGGGTGGTGTCGTCGAGGGCGAGTTCGCCAGCGACGGGGAGCCGGTGCGGTCCGAGGCGGACGGATTGACGCGCGCGGAGCGGCGGAAGCAGGCGAAGGGCGGGCGGCGTCGCAAGAAGTGA
- a CDS encoding GNAT family N-acetyltransferase has translation MEPVTLTTERLVLRPVDPGDADAVYEAAQDPDIQRWTTIPSPYLREHAESFTGGLAPDGWADGSMFTFGVFLPSGELVGMVSQTMRAPGTAEVGFWAAKEHRGHGYVTEATLAVCRWAFLSLSVDRVEWRAEVGNTASRTVAEKAGFIQEGTQRAAITNKGTRRDCWQASLLPSDLGLPSKAPYIPAPQ, from the coding sequence ATGGAACCCGTCACACTCACCACCGAACGCCTCGTCCTGCGCCCCGTGGACCCCGGGGACGCCGACGCGGTGTACGAGGCGGCCCAGGACCCGGACATCCAGCGCTGGACGACGATTCCGTCGCCGTATCTGCGCGAGCACGCGGAGTCGTTCACGGGCGGACTGGCGCCCGACGGCTGGGCGGACGGCTCGATGTTCACCTTCGGTGTCTTCCTGCCCTCCGGCGAGCTGGTGGGGATGGTCAGCCAGACGATGCGTGCCCCGGGCACCGCCGAGGTCGGCTTCTGGGCGGCCAAGGAGCACCGCGGTCACGGCTACGTCACGGAGGCCACGCTCGCCGTCTGCCGCTGGGCGTTCCTGAGCCTGTCGGTCGACCGCGTGGAATGGCGCGCGGAGGTCGGCAACACGGCCTCCCGCACGGTCGCGGAAAAGGCCGGCTTCATCCAGGAGGGCACCCAACGCGCCGCGATCACCAACAAGGGCACCCGCAGAGACTGCTGGCAGGCCTCCCTGCTCCCGTCGGACCTGGGGCTCCCTTCGAAGGCCCCGTACATCCCCGCGCCCCAATAG
- a CDS encoding winged helix-turn-helix domain-containing protein, which yields MPTPTTPAPTTTLTASDARRIALKAQGFLGAPDRRSGPRGILRHLGAVQLDTISVLARSHELVPYARLGAIGRRTIEDAYWTRTATGAPHAFEYWSHAACILPIEEWPHFAFRRRAYRARPHWNHQLPDGAYDQVIKQLRAEGPLTATDLGGAKKTSEWWDWSGTKVAVERALMYGEVVCVERRGWKRVYDLAERAVPAELLHDDLDDTECLRRLVRLAGQSLGVGTRADIADYHRLKAEQVDAVIADSGLVPVTVEGWGRPAWADPAALETPPRGRHRTTLLSPFDSLVWERARTERIFGFTHRLEAYVPRPKRVYGYFAMPVLAGGQLVGRVDPGREGRTLVARQVTLDGPRAVPAVAQALLEAATWVDCTNVRVERVDAPELRAPLLTELARALD from the coding sequence ATGCCCACCCCGACGACACCGGCACCCACCACCACCCTCACCGCGTCCGACGCCCGCCGCATCGCCCTGAAGGCCCAGGGCTTCCTCGGCGCCCCCGACCGCCGAAGCGGCCCCCGCGGCATCCTCCGCCACCTCGGCGCCGTCCAGCTGGACACCATCTCCGTCCTCGCCCGCTCCCACGAACTCGTCCCGTACGCCCGCCTGGGCGCGATCGGCCGCCGCACGATCGAGGACGCGTACTGGACGAGAACGGCCACGGGCGCCCCGCACGCCTTCGAGTACTGGTCCCACGCCGCCTGCATCCTCCCCATCGAGGAGTGGCCCCACTTCGCCTTCCGCCGCCGCGCCTACCGCGCCCGCCCGCACTGGAATCACCAACTCCCCGACGGCGCCTACGACCAGGTCATCAAGCAGCTGCGCGCGGAGGGCCCGCTCACCGCGACGGACCTGGGCGGCGCCAAGAAGACCAGCGAGTGGTGGGACTGGTCGGGCACGAAGGTGGCCGTCGAACGCGCCCTGATGTACGGCGAGGTGGTCTGCGTCGAGCGCCGCGGCTGGAAGCGGGTCTACGACCTCGCCGAGCGCGCCGTCCCCGCGGAGCTGCTCCACGACGACCTGGACGACACGGAGTGCCTGCGCCGCCTGGTCCGGCTGGCCGGCCAGTCCCTGGGCGTGGGCACGCGCGCGGACATCGCCGACTACCACCGGCTCAAGGCCGAGCAGGTCGACGCGGTGATCGCCGACTCGGGGCTGGTCCCGGTCACCGTCGAGGGCTGGGGCCGTCCGGCCTGGGCGGATCCCGCCGCCCTGGAGACACCCCCGCGCGGCCGCCACCGTACGACGCTGCTGTCGCCGTTCGACTCACTGGTGTGGGAACGGGCGCGCACGGAGCGGATCTTCGGCTTCACGCACCGCCTGGAGGCGTATGTCCCGCGGCCGAAGCGGGTGTACGGCTACTTCGCGATGCCGGTGCTGGCGGGCGGGCAACTGGTCGGCCGGGTGGACCCGGGGCGCGAGGGCCGCACCCTGGTCGCCCGTCAGGTGACGCTGGACGGCCCCAGGGCGGTCCCGGCGGTGGCCCAGGCCCTGCTGGAGGCGGCGACGTGGGTGGACTGCACGAACGTCCGCGTCGAACGGGTGGACGCCCCCGAACTGCGCGCACCGCTCCTCACGGAACTGGCCCGCGCACTGGACTGA
- a CDS encoding response regulator: MADSFGPARETDADGRAADAGGTGGTSGTSGTSGAGDAGDTGPAGAPRKEPIRVLVVDDHALFRRGLEIVLKAEEDIQVVGEAGDGAEAVDKAADLLPDIVLMDVRMPRRGGIEACTSIKEVAPSAKIIMLTISDEEADLYDAIKAGATGYLLKEISTDEVATAIRAVADGQSQISPSMASKLLTEFKSMIQRTDERRLVPAPRLTDRELEVLKLVATGMNNRDIAKELFISENTVKNHVRNILEKLQLHSRMEAVVYAMREKILEIR, encoded by the coding sequence ATGGCGGACAGCTTCGGACCGGCGCGCGAGACGGACGCCGACGGCCGCGCCGCGGACGCGGGCGGCACGGGCGGCACGAGCGGTACGAGCGGTACGAGCGGTGCCGGCGATGCGGGAGACACGGGCCCGGCGGGCGCCCCGCGCAAGGAGCCCATCCGTGTCCTGGTCGTGGACGACCACGCCCTCTTCCGGCGCGGCCTGGAGATCGTGCTCAAGGCCGAGGAGGACATCCAGGTCGTCGGAGAGGCCGGAGACGGCGCGGAGGCCGTGGACAAGGCCGCCGACCTGCTGCCCGACATCGTCCTGATGGACGTCCGGATGCCCCGGCGCGGTGGCATCGAGGCCTGCACCTCGATCAAGGAGGTGGCGCCCAGCGCGAAGATCATCATGCTGACGATCAGCGACGAGGAGGCCGACCTCTACGACGCGATCAAGGCCGGTGCGACGGGATATCTCCTCAAGGAGATTTCCACGGACGAGGTCGCCACGGCCATTCGCGCGGTCGCCGACGGACAGTCGCAGATCAGCCCCTCGATGGCGTCGAAACTCCTCACCGAGTTCAAATCGATGATCCAGCGCACGGACGAACGCCGGCTCGTGCCCGCGCCGCGGCTCACCGACCGGGAACTCGAGGTGCTCAAGCTGGTCGCCACCGGAATGAACAACCGGGACATCGCCAAGGAGTTGTTCATCTCCGAGAACACCGTGAAGAACCACGTGCGGAACATCCTGGAGAAACTTCAACTGCATTCCCGGATGGAGGCCGTGGTCTACGCGATGCGGGAGAAGATCCTCGAAATTCGCTGA
- the hpf gene encoding ribosome hibernation-promoting factor, HPF/YfiA family, giving the protein MDIVVKGRKTEVPERFRKHVAEKLKLEKIQKLDGKVISLDVEVSKEPNPRQADRSDRVEITLRSRGPVIRAEAAASDPYAALDLATDKLEARLRKQHDKRCARRGTKRLSAADVADHVPGAATLAGNGGGIAEAEREAVPTKKIGSLEVTGDGPLVVREKTHVASPMTLDQALYEMELVGHDFYLFIDSETKEPSVVYRRHAYDYGVIHLNTDPMVTRSGAGDAGSALGG; this is encoded by the coding sequence GTGGACATCGTCGTCAAGGGCCGCAAGACCGAGGTGCCCGAGCGGTTCCGGAAGCACGTGGCCGAGAAGCTGAAGCTGGAGAAGATCCAGAAGCTCGACGGCAAGGTGATCAGCCTGGACGTCGAGGTGTCCAAGGAGCCCAACCCCCGTCAGGCGGACCGGTCCGACCGGGTGGAGATCACGCTTCGCTCCCGCGGCCCGGTGATCCGGGCGGAGGCGGCGGCCAGCGATCCCTACGCGGCACTGGACCTGGCCACCGACAAACTCGAAGCCCGGCTGCGCAAGCAGCACGACAAGCGGTGCGCACGGCGCGGCACGAAGCGGCTCTCGGCCGCCGACGTCGCCGACCACGTCCCCGGCGCGGCCACCCTGGCCGGCAACGGCGGCGGCATCGCCGAGGCGGAACGGGAAGCGGTGCCGACGAAGAAGATCGGCTCGCTCGAGGTGACGGGCGACGGCCCGCTCGTCGTCCGCGAGAAGACCCACGTCGCGTCCCCGATGACACTCGACCAGGCCCTTTACGAGATGGAACTGGTCGGGCACGACTTCTACCTGTTCATCGACTCCGAGACCAAGGAACCCAGCGTCGTCTACCGGCGGCACGCCTACGACTACGGCGTCATCCACCTCAACACCGACCCGATGGTCACCCGGTCCGGGGCGGGTGACGCGGGCAGCGCGCTCGGCGGCTGA
- a CDS encoding ComF family protein, whose amino-acid sequence MGWWREVVGLVLAGECEGCGRARGVLCEGCRAALCGGVPGRVRPGAETVGLPPVHAAAGYRDAVRAVLLAHKERGALALVTPLGAALAGAVRAAAGSQDATAYGVPAGGGGTGVSAWAGRNGPAGDGGRAAPAGGGGCAVPGGGGRYGTAPGAGRRMPGGGGRCGVVLVPVPSARWVVRARGHDATRRIALAAARELRRTGTAAHVAAVLRQRRPVADQAGLSTSQRAANLAGALEVVPGGVRLLEGKGDWIVLVDDLMTTGATLAEAARAVRTSFTRAQVYGDAAGEATEERRTAGVSGPAGPLLRAAVVAAPSDSFETNRN is encoded by the coding sequence ATGGGCTGGTGGCGGGAAGTCGTGGGGCTGGTTCTGGCGGGGGAGTGCGAGGGGTGTGGGCGGGCACGGGGCGTCTTGTGCGAGGGGTGCCGGGCGGCTCTCTGCGGGGGCGTGCCGGGGCGGGTGCGGCCAGGGGCGGAGACGGTGGGACTGCCGCCCGTGCATGCGGCCGCAGGGTACCGGGACGCCGTCCGTGCCGTTCTGCTCGCGCACAAGGAGCGCGGCGCCCTCGCGCTCGTGACGCCGCTCGGAGCGGCGCTGGCCGGCGCGGTGCGGGCCGCGGCCGGGAGCCAGGACGCGACCGCCTACGGCGTTCCGGCCGGGGGCGGCGGGACCGGCGTGTCGGCCTGGGCCGGGCGCAACGGTCCGGCCGGCGATGGCGGGCGGGCTGCGCCGGCCGGGGGCGGTGGGTGTGCCGTGCCGGGAGGAGGCGGTCGGTATGGCACCGCGCCCGGGGCCGGACGCCGTATGCCGGGCGGCGGTGGCCGGTGCGGGGTGGTGCTCGTGCCCGTGCCGTCGGCGCGGTGGGTCGTGCGGGCTCGGGGGCATGATGCGACGCGGCGGATCGCGCTCGCGGCTGCGCGGGAGCTGCGGCGGACGGGAACCGCCGCCCACGTCGCGGCCGTACTGCGGCAGCGGCGCCCCGTGGCCGACCAGGCGGGGCTGAGCACGTCGCAGCGGGCGGCCAACCTCGCCGGTGCCCTGGAGGTCGTTCCCGGCGGCGTACGGCTGCTGGAGGGAAAGGGCGACTGGATCGTGCTCGTCGACGATCTGATGACCACCGGCGCCACGCTCGCGGAAGCCGCCCGTGCCGTACGCACGTCCTTCACCCGCGCACAGGTGTACGGCGATGCTGCCGGGGAAGCAACGGAGGAACGGCGAACGGCGGGCGTTTCCGGGCCCGCCGGACCACTGCTTCGCGCGGCCGTGGTCGCCGCGCCGTCGGATTCTTTCGAAACCAACCGGAACTGA
- a CDS encoding LpqB family beta-propeller domain-containing protein — translation MGAEGGGGRTGRARRMRAGAYLGCAGVLLAGCASMPDSGDLRGVESTPRQDPQVRVFALPPRENASPAEIVQGFLEALTSDDPQYDTARKYLTTKASHQWRPERSITVLDDGPNPVAEHTGNRESGDDYAYNLTGRRVARVDAQHVYTSDAGSYEKTIHLAQLKGTNQWRIDALPQGVVMGASDFQRNYESVNKYYFAANGPTSAAGRLSTVADPVYVRKQVDPVTQVIQALLKGPTRWLAPVARSGFPTGIALRKGAEALTPDDQNRLTVPLNKAADRVGSRQCARMAAQMLFTLQDLTPTGVTSVELERSDGSQLCVLDENRAQDIASHGTAKRPEYEYFIDDKQRLVRMTTGGKDAEQVPGALGQGTAPLRAAAVSRDEKTAAGVSADGRSLYVGSLVPDAPLGEAVLQSQGASPDDRLTTPSWDSRGDLWVADRNPQDPRLLLFEKGAGDPVEVATPGLDGRIDAVRVAGDGVRVALIVEKDGKTSLQIGRIEREKAAGGKGAAGTVVSILELRSLTPQFEAVTAMSWAGDSRLVVVGRESGGVQQIRYVQVDGSTPAGSAPASLTGVKQIAASEDERLPLVAYSEDGIVRLSSGAQWQKVIKEGTAPVYPG, via the coding sequence GTGGGGGCTGAGGGGGGCGGCGGCCGGACGGGCCGGGCGCGGCGGATGCGGGCCGGGGCGTACCTCGGGTGTGCCGGTGTGCTCCTCGCGGGGTGCGCGTCGATGCCGGACAGCGGTGATCTGCGCGGGGTGGAGTCGACGCCCCGGCAGGACCCGCAGGTACGGGTGTTCGCGCTGCCGCCGCGCGAGAACGCCTCGCCCGCGGAGATCGTCCAGGGCTTCCTCGAGGCGCTGACCAGCGACGACCCGCAGTACGACACCGCGCGCAAGTATCTGACGACGAAGGCCTCGCACCAGTGGCGGCCGGAGCGGTCGATCACGGTGCTCGACGACGGTCCGAATCCGGTGGCCGAGCACACCGGCAACCGGGAGAGCGGCGACGACTACGCGTACAACCTGACCGGCCGGCGGGTCGCCCGCGTGGACGCGCAGCACGTGTACACGTCCGACGCCGGGTCGTACGAGAAGACGATCCACCTGGCGCAGCTCAAGGGCACCAACCAGTGGCGCATCGACGCGCTGCCCCAGGGCGTGGTGATGGGCGCCTCCGACTTCCAGCGCAACTACGAGTCGGTCAACAAGTACTACTTCGCCGCCAACGGGCCGACGTCGGCGGCCGGGCGGCTGAGCACCGTCGCCGACCCGGTGTACGTGCGCAAGCAGGTCGATCCGGTGACCCAGGTGATCCAGGCCCTGCTCAAGGGGCCCACGCGCTGGCTGGCGCCGGTCGCGCGGTCCGGGTTCCCCACCGGAATCGCGCTGCGCAAGGGGGCCGAGGCGCTCACCCCGGACGACCAGAACCGGCTGACGGTGCCGCTGAACAAGGCGGCGGACCGGGTCGGCTCCCGGCAGTGCGCCAGGATGGCGGCGCAGATGCTCTTCACGCTCCAGGACCTGACGCCGACCGGGGTGACCTCGGTGGAGCTGGAACGCTCCGACGGCTCCCAGCTGTGCGTGCTCGACGAGAACCGGGCGCAGGACATCGCCTCGCACGGCACCGCGAAGCGGCCCGAGTACGAGTACTTCATCGACGACAAACAGCGGCTGGTGCGGATGACCACCGGGGGGAAGGACGCGGAGCAGGTGCCCGGGGCGCTCGGGCAGGGCACCGCGCCATTGCGGGCGGCGGCCGTCTCGCGCGACGAGAAGACCGCGGCGGGCGTCTCGGCGGACGGGCGTTCGCTGTACGTGGGGTCGCTGGTGCCGGACGCGCCGCTGGGGGAGGCGGTGCTGCAGAGCCAGGGGGCGTCGCCGGACGACCGGCTGACCACGCCGAGCTGGGACAGCCGGGGCGATCTCTGGGTCGCCGACCGGAATCCGCAGGACCCGCGGCTGCTGCTGTTCGAGAAGGGCGCGGGGGACCCGGTGGAGGTCGCCACGCCCGGGCTGGACGGGCGGATCGACGCGGTGCGGGTCGCGGGGGACGGGGTGCGGGTCGCGCTGATCGTGGAGAAGGACGGCAAGACGTCGTTGCAGATCGGGCGGATCGAGCGGGAGAAGGCGGCGGGGGGCAAGGGCGCCGCGGGGACGGTCGTCTCGATCCTCGAGCTGCGGTCGCTCACGCCGCAGTTCGAGGCGGTGACGGCGATGTCGTGGGCCGGGGACAGCCGGCTCGTGGTGGTCGGGCGCGAGTCGGGCGGCGTGCAGCAGATCCGGTATGTGCAGGTCGACGGCTCCACGCCGGCGGGGTCGGCGCCGGCGTCCCTGACGGGGGTGAAGCAGATCGCGGCCTCGGAGGACGAGCGGTTGCCGTTGGTGGCGTACTCGGAGGACGGGATCGTGCGGTTGTCCTCCGGGGCGCAGTGGCAAAAGGTGATCAAGGAGGGCACGGCGCCGGTCTATCCCGGGTGA